The sequence ttgaaaactatataaaggagaactctaacaactgggaaacctaatccccacacctcctgtgtgacactagttgtattgatagagtcgattctcctttaatcttaggtttcttttggagaccctgtaggttaacgacttgaagacttcattgggattgtgaagccagaccgatactacttctcttatagttgtgtgatctgatcttgttgtatctatcgtacgaGCGCAATtgtataattggcttgagatttatttctccgataggcaagataaaaaagtagtcacaaacatcttcgtctcatcgtttgtgattccacaatatcttatttcgctagtcgattaagattattgtgaggtgattggtaatactaggctcttctttgggaatataagtccggtttatcaattggttcttgttcacctggatttatcaaaagacggaacaaaaaatcttaggtatttctgtgggatacagatttattcaatcctatatacttttctgtatgagataaatttgtttatcaagtcatcGATTTcatgtcgtagcaactcttggttctgggttagatcagctaagggaatcaagtgcgtagtatcctgctgggattagagacgtaaggagagcaactgtaccttgaatcagtgtgagattgattatggttcaactacagtccagtcctaagttaatttgtagtagactagtgtctgtagcggcttaatacaacgtggtgttcaatctggactaggtcccggggtttttctgcattttccgtttcctttttaacaaaattatggtctctgtgttgttttttttccgcattatattttgttatataattgaaatatcacaggttgtgcgttagatcaatcaattagaatatccaacctttggttgttgatatatattgattgacacttagtaagaattaaatcgagagatcgagatattgtaCTCGTTGATATTCTtcactctagattgagtctgactgtcttggttattctctagaaagtatattggagtaaatcctctcagattgccaaacgaattgttgggtgtggttgttagacccccgcatttttagtATGAGACTAAATACACCCCTTGTGACGAAGACCATTATCGCCGATGGTATAAGGATGTTACAGATCGAGAGACGATAATTATTCTTAGAAAAGTTTTACACATATATGGGCTGGATTTTATCGCAATAAGTAGAGCATTACCAAAATTGGATGCTCCAACACATGCACCCATGATTCCAACTTTCACCAGTTATCAAACACCAAGAGCTTCATCTTCGTCGACTCAATCAAGACGATGAAACATATCCTCTTCTTCATCAGTTGGTTCTGATTTGCCACTTTTGAGTTGGGAGCTAAAGACTTGTAATCTTGACGGAGAGCATCAGATTGTTCCACTGTATCACAAGGTCACGACCGTCTAAATTCTTATATAGGCACATCGACAACTCAAGAATTAATTGatcaaacaattgaatcatatggAGTTTAACAGATATTGAAACTAGAAGTATATACATGCAACAGTTGCGCACATATGGGGAGACCATGAACTTCAGACCTAATTTTTTCCAGCATACAACAACTCAGTCTTCTCAAAAAGTAGTGTGAGAAACACAAGTACCTTCTGGGCACCAATCTCAGTAACTTCCAGTGCAATATTCTCCAATTTGTCCAGTGTAATAATCTCAGTAATGTCAGGTTAGTGACAATCTCCCCAAAGTTATCAAGATTTTATGAGATCATTAAAATTCAATGGCTCTCCAGTTGATCCTACATGTCCATGGTTTGGGAACCAGAGTGGAGGACATGATGTTGGAGGGTCTCAAGCTGGAGGATCAAATCAAGGATTTACAAGTATGATTCAGGGAGGAACGTATAAGTGGAATTGGAGTGGGAAGGATTTTAACTATGcttattttaatatttgtaaATTGAAGTTATAATTAGTTAATCTACTTATGTAACCGTTACATGTAATCAGTACTAATCTTGAAACTAAATTAAAACTTAATTTGATATACGTTCGACAACGATTAAATTTTAAAACAACTACATCAATATCTTTCTCGAGTACAAGATATCAAAAAATCCTTTAAGATTATGTAATGAGCTTCATAAGTAAAAAATTCTTCTTTGACATCTTTGTCATTCCTCTCGAGCTTGCAATATAACATCAGCATTAGTCTCACCCCTAAGTCGATAACAATTAACAAGCCAAACCAAAGCTATGAATTCTCCAACTTCTTTTTTTATATCAAAAATTCGACAAAACAACCCAGACGCATTACGTTCATTGGGGTTACCGGTATCATTGCATAAGTTTTTAAAGATTCTGCGGATATAACTCGTACTCATTAACCCATTTTGACGTCATCCTGCACCTCTAGCCGGATAGAGAGCTACCTATAGTTTCGAAAAAGCGACAAATCTTCATCGATCGTGAATTATGCCAGATTAATATACGACTGAGACATTACTCATAAAATTTGTTAGTGTAGAAGAAAGGTGTGGTTTTGGAGTTAAATTCTATTCAATTTATAGGGAGGGGATTGATAGTCGTTGGATGGACTAGCCATTTTCGGCTCAGTATGAGATGACCATTGTCTCTGTTAGAACCGAGCCTCGGCTCAATGTGATCCAGTCGGTCTTGTTTGTGTCGGTCGTCTCTgattgattcattcgaatcagtttgagccataataaacaaaatattttaattgAGGGTTTGTCCATCCGTTTTGGTGGTTTTCCAGTCCCATTGTAGGTGCATAATGGGAAAATCTTGTTATATACCATTCTTATTGGAGATGCTCTGAAAAGACCAGTATTAGTCGTAGAGAAACTTCTATCATTCGTGATAGAAGGCCTCAGAGCTTAATCTTAATAGTTTTATCACGAGGAGAGACGTTTAGTTTCCACAAATTGTTTGTGGCCAAGTACTGGAGCATCAGAAGACATATAACTGGGTATATTGATATTGATGGTGAATGAAATATTTTATGTTATTGAAGACTTATAAATGTGATTTTATTTTTAACTTGTCTTTATCTTTTTATATAGTTATAGttagtaataatttttgtttgagCTTATCATAGGTAATTTGTTTActtctaactttttttttggttGATAGCTAGGGTGCACGGCGAAGTCAAATCCCTATCTTGGGAAATTTTATTGGCCTAGACTAGTCCAAATCTCCTAGCCAATTGTTAATATAAGTCTTTTCAAAACCGAAGGGAGTTGTTACTTTTACGTAACTGCACCAGTGTATCTCGGTTCTATTTCTCCATATGCGCCACAAATCGTATGGAATTTTAACTGACCAAATCCTATTTTGATCAACACATATTTCATTTCTTGAGGCACGTAGTCATCGGTGATGGTAAATGATTTGGACCTCTTCAACAACGTTAATCACTCTGTCCGTTGAAAGATGGTGTCTTGGAGTTTACACAGTGACAGATACAAGCCCATGTTGTTTTCTTGCATCTTGAATTCAGACACTTCACTTGCAAGGCATCAttttaaaccttgcttcagacttAATCTACAGCTTCCAACAAGCCCTATCCAACTTCATGTAGGCACGTGGTTTATCCTCTTCTAACCTCAACATCAGTGACACTTCCCTTGTCCTGTGCATTCCTTGGAAGTTTTGTAGTTTAATGTCGTAAAGatataccaaacaaatttttCTTTTAAGATCGTGATTCCATTTTATGGCAAAGTAACAGGCTTGATCATGCTCAAGGCTATCTTAAGGCTTTAGCCATTAATGAGCTAAATCAGTGTATTGGGCGTCGATAATTTAATTTCATCCTTAGCTACCGGTTGGGCACACCTCTTTTCAAGGATGGTAGCTTATGTCCAAGTTGTAACAGAGAGATGGATATCTTTAGAGACCATGTATTATATTACACTAGTGATGGTGGGCTTAAATTTAGATATgatctattaaggaatatatttacGGATATTTGTTACAAATCAGGCGTtccagcaagaaaagaaatggcaTTTGGCTTTTTATCAGATAATGATAACACTCTGAGGCCTGCTGATATTTCTGTCGGGAGAATTGTCTAGACGGGTGGATAAGGGCATAACTTTACGCCATGTCATGTTATTTCACGGGTGGATAAGGAAATAACTTTACGCCATGTCATGTTATTTTTACTTCTAATACTCATAAACACAATAGATACTTAAACAAATGCTCATTTCAGGGTTATGGATTTTTGGTTTTAGGCTCCTCGACACTAGGCGAACTTGGAGATGATACCATATTTTTTATGAAGTGGTTGAAGAATTGTGAAGCTGTTCGTGATGCCAAGTGTCAACTGTAAAGTAGGCAGCTTCGTTTTTTAAAGATTATGtcttgttattcaaaaaggtgttggagcacaacttgttgcttgcCTTCCAAATAATTTCTTATAAAAtatcatatttgtttattaatcaaatttgttgataataatataatataatattcaATTACCGTGTATGAAAACATACATACATTAGCTCGAATGATGAGATCCAATTGAATATATCCAATAAATCCTTTTAACAAACTATTTATCGCCCatattattactttttattttttcccaACAATATCAATCTAAAATCggaaatgaaatattatttttagAAAATGGTGAATCCCATATAAAACACAATATGAATCATCATTGAATACCCGTAAGTTTGGACAAAAACATAGGGTCACAAGCATTTTGTTTTTAATAATTTAAGTTAATTATTTTGGTTTTAACATCCTTTCTTTTAAATATACCTCCCACCTTTTTTAAGCTTAATTTGTTCCCATATTGAAAGATTACCAGAATATACCCTTATACTTTTAATCGTTCTAACCCAACAAATTAATGCACGTTAAATTCTCATACATTTTGTTTTGGTCCCCCTCGCTcttaatttccttttttttttaaaaagaaaataaaactccaACGAAAAACCATATCCAAAACTTCAGCAAAACTTCATATAAAATCAAAGCAAGATTAGTTTCATAATATCTTTGAAGATCAACAATTATCTTAACAAATTACTTCTCAGTCTAAGAGTCCCAAGAAGAAATAGTATAAACATGTAAGAAATATATAGCAATCCTTCGTAACAAAAATATACCATTTACATTTTAGGGAGAAGTAATTTCCATTGcatgttatccacaaactatatCCAAGATCAGAAATTCTGGATACCCTGTATGAGTTATGTTATGGAATAAACCTTATACTATCTTTGTATTTATGGAAGTAAATGATATATCCTAGAGGATAGAGAACATGGAAGAAAGTTCGATTTTAAAAGTGATGGaggaatttttcttggctatgcttctgacaaACGAGCATTTAGAGTGAATAATCTTTGCAATAAATTCATGATGAAAAATGTGGTCATTGATGAAGTAAGTGACTTTTGTTAAGATAAAAATACTCCTAGCTGAACTACCTTCCATCTAACTAGTATCAAAATCCAATAAGGTATGTATTGAATAACGAGAAATTGTTCAATCGATAATGatttagatgaaaatatgatactGATACTGTTCcataaattgaaaaataaaataaaacatgaGATACTTATGACTTTTTTATGGGTAAATATAAGATATTTTCTATGGATCACATTACCGATGAAGCAAGTGCAAAATAAATAAGAGGCAATCAACTATAAAACATATGTTAATAGCATGATTTCTATCACATGTTGGGCCCAAGAATCTTTATGAAGCACTAAAAATATCTCTCTTGGGTAAATGAAATCCATGaactaaatcaatttgaaagataACGTGTTTTGGGGCTTTTTCCATAACCAGCAGGAATAAAAATTATTGAAACAAAGCGCATACTcaaaataagtctgatgaatatgaaaccctggtttgaaaaaaTGCTAGACTTGTGGCAAAATTTTACTCACAAATTGAGGAAATATATTTTGACAAAACATTTGCTTATGTCGCTCGACTTGAATAAATTCAACCTTTGCTAGCATATATGTATGTAGTTTCAACAAATCAAACTTTGTCAAATGAAGATTTAGTCTGCTTTTCTTAACTGTGGAGATATATATAAAGGAAGTAGTACATAATGCTCCACCCAAAAGGTTTGAATATCTTGTGCATATATCTTGTTCATGTGCTCAAACTTGAACAAAGCATTAATATGGTCTAAAACAAGCATCTAGGGCTTAAGCTGTACTTAGTGATATATCTTTTTGGTGAGTGTGGTTATGGAAATTGCAGAAGTCTTAACCATATATATTGTGAAGCAACTCTTGACAGTGAACTTTGCTAAGAGGTTCATGTGCGTTGGCCAGATTGGTAGGCGGTGGGTACTTAGAAAATTGACAAGAGGTTGTGATCATCTATTTGTGTAGCAATTTAATTCTGCACAGAATATTCAAAACTTCACTAGGTCCCGGAGCTTTCTGCCAAAGAGTTCCTCTGATGTGTTTATGCTCTTTTATTATTATcgtattaattatttaattttaaaatAAATATTCCTACTCTTGTATACTTGAAACATATTGGATTAAAATAATTGATGGTTTACTAGGTACCCTCTTATTTTCAACGTGGTCTCCAGTTTTGGAGTCAACAAACATGGTTGTTTTCATGAGAGAAGGAAACTCGATTATGCAATGAAAACAAATATTGACTCACAACTTGATAGGAACGATAACAATAAAATTAAAATGAACTTGAAGAAATTATATTTGTAAATAATTGTTGTCTGATGAAGATATTCAACTAAAGGAAATAATTGTACTGATGAATCTATTATATCAATTGAGATTTGGTTGTGATTTGGTTGTTAACTGTTGATGATGGCTTTAAGGTTTTTACTGGTGATTCTTCTTTCTGGGGCAGTAAATTTTGTTATAGCGAATGGTTAGTTGAACCCACAGGCGTTGATGTATCAAGTTTGTTATCATATTTAGATgccaaaattattttttgattTATAACTGACTAAAAAGTTTGCTTCATTCTAGATTATACTATATTAGGTAGTAGAATCTTCTGAACTTCCAAGTTATTCTAGAAAACCGAAGATCACGTAAAGACATCAATTTGAAGAACTTAATTTAGGTCGGTAAAGAAAGATGGTTTTTCCTTTCATACTTTGTTCTCTTCTATCTAGTGAAGTCGATGACTTTAGGAAATAATCATATACAAAAAAGGATCATATTACAGATGAACCCAGAGCCGTTCCTGAGTCAATGCAGAGTCTGCTACCCACAAGGCCCGGCTTAGTGAAAAGATCCTCTGATCAACTTTGCACAAGGCCCTTCAAGGCGCAAGATCGCCTCTGGATGAGCCAATATCAAATACCTAATGATTTTCTGAACTTGAGTCTTGACTTCGAACTTTTCGAAGCAACAAACCAAGTGAGAACAGTTTGTTGAACTTTATGCATTTTGAGTTTGCAAACatcctttagacaccccttatcaggCTAACATGGTTAGCAACCCCAATGCCCTACTTTTTTGAAGCAGCCCGACTTTTAGATGGATTGAGCACAGCCCGGTTATTAACTGAGTCTCTATCATTCAAACACAGCAACAAGAAATTTTCACAAGGAATTCTACAGAGAGCAGAGAGAAAGAATGGAAGCTGAAGTTTCAAGCACACATGATTCACCGTATTCACTACAACCTTTTCGATTCTACAATGAAGATATACTACTATTCTATATTGATATTGGTCTTGAATCTCAAGTTGAAATGAAAGTTTCAGGACCAAAAGGTCGACCTATTACTTGGCTTGAATCTACCAATCCTGATCATCGTTTTGCTTCCGCTTCTTTGGCTCAAGTTGCTTCATGGGTAAAAATTTACTTCCTTTCCTCTTCCTTTATGTTCAttatcttgttttattttttttgttgaattgaTTACCAAAATAGGAAATTTGATTGTGAATTGATTACTATGGTGTCTGTATTTTAATAGGCTTGTCTTTGATTTTGTTAGAATTTCGTCATTTGTGAGATAATGTAGTTAGGATTTTCCAAATTTTGCCCCAAATTGTGTTGAGCCCTAGAAAATAAAATTAGGTTTAGGTTCTTAGATTTGTAATGTGATTTGCTCCATAtggttttaattgttttttttgtAATTGCATTGGAAAATTTACTgaggttttttttgtttgtttttatttcttgAAGCATCAAAAGGAGTTCAGTAACGGGGTTGGCTCTGCAATCGCATCCCTCCGTGGGTTAGTCTACTCGCTTTCTCCACAAGGAAATGCAGATCTTACCCAGCTGTTCAGAATAGCAGCTCATGAAGCAAAGAAATCCCGAGCACAGAATCGTCTTTTAAGAGTTGTAAGTTATCTTTCGTGTCaaataatttattctttttatcaagtaaaagtAGTAGTACTATAGTGTATGATGGTAGTAGAAACTATTGCGAAAATGAAATCGAAGTAAGACATTGATTGTATAACTTAGGTTTAGCTGCTAAACATTTTCCAACATCGTTAGTTTTGAAGAAGATAGCTACTCATTAGTACATTACTTGAATTCAATACTCGTTTTTGTTCGACTTTACGAAGAACACCATACACAGATGATTAAGTCTTACATCTACAAGAACTCAGATAATTTCAACTTATCTAAGAAAATCACTCGAAGACTAAAGGATCACACATTTGGTACAACGATTTAAGTCATAGTACGAGTGTCAGGTGATAAAACCACTTAGGATTCCCCCGACAAGGATTTATGTTTTTTTCAGAAGATAGGTAGTTATTTAACTTATTTTTACGCACTTGAATGCTTGTCTCGAAAGACtctgtgaagaacaccaaaaaCATGTGATGAAGTCTTACAAGAACTCCGACGATCTGAACCTATCTGAAAATATCACTCACAGTCACAGGGTAGAGGATCAGACATTGGTATTAATTTTGGATGTGAGTCTCATAGTGACACTCATTAAGGCTTCCCTTTTGGAAGAAGGTATTTTCCTTTAGTTCGACTCTGTATAGCAAAATCAGTCACATGTCACATATTTAACTgcaatcttctttaagattttttttttcctatcaAGTAAAACTACTAGTACTATAGTGTAGTCTTTATTGTTTTTGGTAGTATTATTTTGAGATGTGCGTCTCAGCGTCTGTTATTTCTTCTCACTTATTATTGCCAAATTGAGATTGAAGTATGACATTGATAGTATAACATTGGTTTAGCTACTAACCATTTGCCGCCAGTGGATATATGTAGTCATCTGTACCTTACTTGAATCTATTACTCATTTATGTTCGACTTTATGAAGAACTCGATACACCTGTTACTACGTTCCGCAACTTTAAGAACTCAGACACTTACAACCTATCTAAACAGATCACTCGAAGGGTAGAGGTTCTCACAGAGGTACTAACATTTAAGTTGTAGTGTCCTGTGATGAAGCCACTCACAGTGTGTTAGCAAGCATACCCATTTATTATTTGGCGATGTTTCAAATGCCTATCTCTGTGGTTAAGGAGATTGAGAAGATCGTGAGGAATTTCTTATGGGGTTCTTCAAATTATGTAGATGTTGGGTGGAATGGTCAAAGGCAGTATTACCAAAGTGCAGAGGGGGTATTGGTATTAAGTAGCTTAAACTGGTGAATCATGCTCTCCATTGCAAATGGATATGGAGATATGGAAACGAGAAGAGAGCTTTATGGAGACAAATAGTTCACCAAAAATTTGGAGGTAATCCCGATTCTTTTTAAAAAATTTCCTAATACTTCCACTAAGTCTACTGATACTAGCTTATGGGCAGGAATCCTAAAAGCAAGGGACCATGTCAAGAAGCATACATCGCGAATTATTAAGAATGGTCGGAGTATGTTATTTTGGAAAGACAAGTGTCTAGGTAACCATATGATGCAGATTTGCTTCCCTGCTCTTTTTAAGCTTTCAAGAAAAAAAGATGCAACTTTATTGCATGTGGCAAATGGAAATGGTGCTTGGGAACTGGATTTTAAAAGAAATCTGAATGAGGTGGAGGTGGGGGAAGAAGCTCAATTACTGCAGCTCATTGGTGAACCTATGAGTCACTTTTCTAATGGAAATGATCAAATGCAATGGAAAGCAGGTAACTGCTTCTCTGTAGCTAGTTGTTACTCTACTCTAGACATTGATGGGTATTTGTCATTTCCGCACAAGCAAGTCTGGAACCCTAAGATTCCCTTGAAAGTTTGTTTCTTAGTTTGAACACTTTGTTATAAAGGGGCTCCAACCTTGGATTTTCTATACAGAGCTGGTAAGGTGAATAATCCTACTTGTATGCTTTCTGTTGTTGAGATGGAAATCAATGACCACTTCTTCATTCACTGCAAAGAAACTGCTAGTGTATGGAACCATTTGGGAGTGGAGAAACAAGAAAGGTaggaagatggtcaagaagattTGGGGTATGCTTCCGTTTGCCATTTGGTGGACAATATGGAGAGAAAGGAATAACAGGCTATATTCCAACAAGAAGAGACATGTTAAGCAGTTGATCGTCGTGTCTGTTAAATGCATGCTGTTTTATTGGGCTTTGTCTACCGAACTTTTTGATGGTTATCCGCTTTCTTCTCTGATATGTAATTGTAATGCTGTCATTGGTATGAGCTAGCCTTGTTAGCTCACTTTTGTTTCTGTTTCTCACTTCTTTGGTGAGACTCAGTTTTGATTTAAATTGGCCTTtgccgttcaaaaaaaaaaaaaaaaaataggccaAAAAATTGGTTGAAGGCTTAAAGATCGAAGTTCTGATATCTAAGAATAAGTAGTTTGGTTGATGACATATATTGGACGTCATAGACAAACAGCGGTAGATGCCAATTATAACTTTTAAGACAAACTTAAACACATCATCCACTTCCAGTAGATAATATTGCTCCCACAGATACTTTGTTTCTCAAAAGACAGAGTCCCGTCCGATCACGGATAAATCCAACATGCAAGTTTCCGGTGACTTCAGCAAGACGATAATGCCTCGTTTAAAACCTCTGACAACTGAGGTTACCATTTTGATTGTTCTTATGCGGGATAAGAGGGAAATTTTTTTAAAACGTTTGTTGCGATAGCAGCAAAATCTTTGCTTCTATTTTCTTAGATCCGTGAAATGGCAGATAATCTATTTGCATACATGTCAACCACCCAATACAGATTATTGAATTCAAATATAAGGTTGTATTAGGGGAAACTAAAGACCCATCATCAAATGTTGCCAGATCTGTTTATTCAAAGTTCTTTTTCAAGGTAAGCAAGTGCCATTTCGTTACAAGCGAGCGGCTAAGAAATTTCTACCTAGCTTGAAGTTAGAGCAAGATGTCTGTTGAGCAAGTGCTGATGTGAATCCCAAGATCTTCTTTGCAAGATTGAACTCCAATAGATTATCTTCCAG comes from Papaver somniferum cultivar HN1 chromosome 7, ASM357369v1, whole genome shotgun sequence and encodes:
- the LOC113295725 gene encoding uncharacterized protein LOC113295725; protein product: MEAEVSSTHDSPYSLQPFRFYNEDILLFYIDIGLESQVEMKVSGPKGRPITWLESTNPDHRFASASLAQVASWHQKEFSNGVGSAIASLRGLVYSLSPQGNADLTQLFRIAAHEAKKSRAQNRLLRVMLGGMVKGSITKVQRGYWY